The following coding sequences lie in one Bacteroidales bacterium genomic window:
- a CDS encoding NADH-quinone oxidoreductase subunit M gives MAFPIAKWQGTLVCDGTECWTGSIADYNDTIMILVYLIVVLMVAGILAWLTGRRSPVTARVISLAAVFIDLLLTVSLIGKTHDTGGMWMIEFKTTWIPLFGIEMHLALDGISLLMLLLTFFIGLLAVLVSWKEITKNPGFYHFNLMFILSGITGVFLSMDLFLFYFFWEVMLIPMYFLIAMWGHENRVYASYKFFIFTQASGLLMFLAIVGLYLLHGTQTGVYTFNYQNLIGTQLRPAMEMLLMCGFLAAFMVKLPAFPFHSWLPDAHTEAPTAGSLILAALMLKTGAYGLIRFIIPLFPNAAERFAPIGMILGIAGILYGAKLAFSQTDLKRMVAYSSVNHMGFIMLGVFALNQLAWQGVVMQMIAHGISTGALFIIAGQLSERLHTRDLAKMGGLWEEMPVMGGMGLIFVMASLGLPGLGNFIAEFLTLTGTFKANMLFACLASVGLIAATLYSIRIMQKVFYGEKHATTHAKDLSIREMVILGSLTVIIFFLGLFPRPAIEMSKPSVARTLQIEQTQQANINEYDGK, from the coding sequence ATGGCTTTCCCCATCGCAAAATGGCAGGGTACGCTGGTATGTGATGGGACTGAGTGCTGGACTGGCAGTATTGCTGATTATAATGATACTATTATGATACTTGTATACCTGATCGTGGTTTTAATGGTGGCCGGAATCCTGGCCTGGCTCACAGGCCGGAGAAGCCCGGTTACCGCCCGTGTGATTTCACTTGCAGCGGTATTTATTGATTTGCTGCTCACCGTCAGTCTGATCGGGAAGACCCACGATACTGGCGGTATGTGGATGATCGAATTCAAGACCACATGGATACCGCTGTTTGGTATTGAAATGCACCTGGCACTCGACGGAATAAGCCTGCTTATGCTCCTTTTGACCTTCTTCATCGGCCTCCTTGCCGTGCTCGTTTCGTGGAAGGAGATCACAAAAAACCCGGGATTTTATCATTTCAACCTGATGTTTATCTTGTCCGGTATTACAGGAGTCTTCCTCTCCATGGACCTGTTCCTGTTTTATTTCTTCTGGGAAGTGATGCTGATTCCTATGTATTTCCTGATTGCCATGTGGGGCCATGAGAACAGGGTGTATGCATCATACAAGTTCTTCATATTTACACAGGCCAGCGGTTTGCTGATGTTCCTTGCCATTGTGGGCTTATACCTGTTACATGGAACTCAGACGGGCGTGTATACATTCAATTACCAGAATCTTATCGGTACACAACTGCGGCCCGCCATGGAAATGCTGCTTATGTGCGGGTTCCTGGCTGCCTTTATGGTTAAATTACCCGCTTTCCCGTTCCATAGTTGGCTTCCCGATGCCCATACCGAGGCTCCGACAGCAGGCAGCCTGATCCTGGCCGCACTTATGCTTAAAACCGGTGCTTATGGTTTAATCCGGTTTATCATTCCTCTTTTTCCCAATGCGGCTGAGCGTTTTGCTCCCATTGGTATGATACTGGGAATAGCAGGAATATTATATGGCGCCAAACTGGCTTTTTCGCAGACCGATCTGAAAAGAATGGTAGCCTACAGCAGCGTTAACCACATGGGTTTTATAATGCTCGGTGTGTTTGCCCTCAACCAGCTTGCCTGGCAGGGAGTGGTCATGCAGATGATAGCCCACGGGATCAGCACCGGGGCGCTGTTTATCATTGCAGGACAACTATCCGAACGCCTTCATACACGTGATCTGGCAAAAATGGGTGGTTTATGGGAAGAAATGCCGGTCATGGGCGGCATGGGACTGATTTTTGTAATGGCATCCCTGGGATTACCGGGACTTGGCAATTTCATTGCTGAATTTCTGACCCTTACGGGTACATTCAAAGCAAACATGCTTTTCGCCTGCCTTGCAAGTGTTGGGCTCATTGCGGCAACCTTGTATTCAATCCGGATTATGCAGAAAGTGTTTTATGGCGAAAAACATGCAACAACACATGCAAAAGATCTTTCAATCCGTGAAATGGTTATCCTGGGTTCACTCACTGTTATCATATTTTTCCTGGGTCTTTTTCCACGGCCTGCCATTGAAATGTCAAAGCCTTCAGTTGCACGAACCCTTCAGATTGAGCAAACTCAGCAAGCAAATATAAATGAGTATGACGGCAAATGA
- a CDS encoding NADH-quinone oxidoreductase subunit N: MTANDFLYLSPMIILAIAPVMIMMALAVSRNFNIIFGFSILMLVAAFVTLFFLPSDQHELLPLLVIDHLSIVFLGIVICATIVVAMLTYMYFKQHGGEKEEYMIILFVAAVGASVLVTAVHFVTFFLGLETLSISLYILIAYIRYRDYSVEAGVKFLIIASVATAFLLFGMALIFAVTGSMTFREVASFIAISGVSPLMLIGIGMMLAGIGFKMALVPFHMWAPDIYQGAPAPVTAFIASVSKGAIMAVALRFLTMIHAFENKTLVAVITVIAVLSMFFGNILALRQTNIKRLLAYSSIAQMGYLFMMVITGTEQGIQAAVFFIISYLVTILTAFGIISLVSSHNCDAENIDDFKGLFFTNPWMAIVMSLAMFSLAGIPLTAGFIAKFYIVLEGARSGLWLLTFSLIIATVISIFYYLRVIRAMFSKSDNIPFEPVPAMGKLILFIMAVAIVLIGILPAFLARFLNNYIS, encoded by the coding sequence ATGACGGCAAATGATTTTCTCTATCTGTCACCCATGATCATCCTGGCCATTGCGCCGGTAATGATCATGATGGCGCTGGCAGTGTCACGCAACTTCAACATTATTTTCGGCTTCTCTATCCTGATGCTGGTGGCCGCATTCGTCACCCTCTTTTTTTTACCTTCTGACCAGCATGAATTGCTTCCTTTGCTTGTGATTGATCATTTGAGCATAGTTTTCCTTGGTATTGTAATCTGCGCCACCATTGTGGTTGCCATGCTCACGTACATGTATTTCAAGCAGCACGGGGGTGAAAAGGAAGAATATATGATCATCCTTTTTGTTGCCGCAGTGGGCGCATCGGTACTGGTTACCGCCGTTCATTTCGTCACGTTTTTCCTTGGTCTTGAAACCCTGAGCATTTCTTTATACATCCTGATTGCCTATATCAGATACAGGGATTATTCGGTTGAGGCAGGAGTCAAATTTCTTATAATAGCCTCGGTTGCCACGGCATTCCTATTGTTCGGCATGGCCCTTATTTTTGCAGTGACAGGCAGCATGACCTTCCGTGAAGTAGCTTCTTTCATTGCCATATCGGGGGTTTCACCGCTGATGCTTATAGGCATCGGCATGATGCTGGCCGGAATTGGCTTTAAGATGGCACTGGTTCCGTTTCACATGTGGGCGCCCGATATCTACCAGGGAGCTCCCGCGCCGGTGACCGCATTCATTGCTTCTGTGTCAAAAGGTGCCATCATGGCTGTTGCCCTTCGGTTTCTGACCATGATCCATGCTTTTGAAAACAAAACACTTGTCGCCGTCATTACAGTGATAGCCGTACTTTCGATGTTCTTCGGGAATATCCTGGCGTTAAGGCAGACAAACATTAAAAGACTGCTGGCCTATTCATCCATTGCCCAGATGGGTTATTTATTCATGATGGTGATAACCGGCACAGAACAGGGCATTCAAGCCGCTGTTTTCTTCATTATTTCATACCTGGTTACCATTCTTACCGCATTCGGGATTATTTCCCTGGTTTCATCACACAACTGCGATGCGGAAAATATAGATGATTTTAAAGGACTTTTTTTCACGAATCCGTGGATGGCCATCGTGATGTCGCTTGCCATGTTTTCCCTTGCGGGAATTCCATTGACCGCCGGGTTCATAGCCAAATTTTACATTGTACTCGAAGGTGCCCGCTCAGGGCTCTGGCTCCTTACATTCAGCCTCATCATTGCCACGGTGATCAGTATTTTTTATTACCTGAGAGTAATCCGGGCTATGTTCTCCAAATCAGATAACATTCCTTTCGAGCCGGTTCCTGCGATGGGTAAGCTCATCCTGTTCATCATGGCCGTCGCCATAGTGCTGATCGGTATTCTGCCCGCATTTCTGGCAAGGTTCCTGAATAACTATATAAGTTAA
- a CDS encoding cytochrome ubiquinol oxidase subunit I, with protein MDVLLAARYQMAVSFIFHIVFACIGIAMPWLMFIAEYKWIRTGKKEYLTLSKAWSRGVAIFFAVGAVSGTVLSFELGLLWPKFMEHAGPIIGMPFSWEGTAFFLEAIALGIFLYGWNRVNKWVHLASGVTVGIAGVISGIFVISANSWMNSPAGFEWVNGKAINIDPFKAMFNKGWFEQALHMTLAAFASTCFAVAGIHAYLHLKHKDNPVHRIALRIALSVGSVAAILQPFSGDISAKHVAKYQPAKLAAMESLFKTTTGAPLTVGGIPDTAAREVNYAIHLPKLLSFLAHGNFNAKVTGLDQIERKNWPPVSIVHYGFQIMVLMGILMAATGALHLFFTFTRRYRDRRWWFRWLALLTPAGFIAVEAGWIVTEVGRQPWIIYGILRTSESVTPMPGIQYSFYLVTLIYIGLSAIVFWLMSRQIQALQSGNDNLYEHD; from the coding sequence ATGGATGTTTTACTGGCTGCCCGTTACCAGATGGCAGTGTCTTTCATTTTTCATATAGTATTTGCCTGCATTGGCATAGCAATGCCCTGGCTGATGTTCATAGCGGAATATAAATGGATCAGGACAGGTAAAAAAGAGTATCTAACCTTGTCAAAGGCATGGTCGAGAGGGGTGGCCATTTTTTTTGCCGTGGGGGCTGTATCAGGGACAGTGCTTTCATTTGAGCTGGGACTTTTATGGCCGAAGTTCATGGAGCATGCCGGGCCCATAATCGGGATGCCATTTTCATGGGAAGGCACTGCATTTTTCCTTGAGGCCATTGCACTCGGGATTTTTCTCTATGGATGGAACAGGGTGAACAAATGGGTTCACCTGGCATCAGGTGTTACGGTGGGCATTGCCGGTGTAATATCAGGCATATTCGTAATTTCAGCCAATTCCTGGATGAATTCTCCCGCCGGATTCGAGTGGGTGAACGGCAAAGCCATTAATATAGACCCCTTCAAAGCCATGTTTAACAAAGGATGGTTTGAACAGGCACTACATATGACTCTTGCCGCTTTTGCATCAACCTGTTTTGCCGTTGCGGGAATCCATGCTTACCTGCACCTGAAACACAAAGACAACCCGGTTCATCGCATAGCCCTCCGGATTGCGCTGTCGGTTGGCTCAGTTGCCGCCATTCTTCAGCCTTTTAGCGGTGACATTTCGGCAAAACATGTGGCCAAATACCAGCCTGCCAAGCTGGCAGCGATGGAATCACTATTCAAAACCACAACCGGGGCTCCGCTAACAGTGGGAGGAATTCCGGATACTGCCGCCCGGGAGGTAAATTATGCGATACATCTCCCAAAGCTACTAAGTTTCCTGGCTCATGGCAATTTCAATGCAAAGGTAACAGGACTTGACCAAATTGAAAGAAAGAACTGGCCTCCGGTGTCCATTGTGCACTACGGCTTTCAGATCATGGTGCTTATGGGTATCCTTATGGCCGCAACAGGAGCCCTCCATCTATTTTTCACTTTTACCCGCAGATACCGCGACAGGCGATGGTGGTTCAGATGGCTTGCCCTACTCACACCGGCCGGGTTTATTGCCGTGGAAGCCGGATGGATAGTGACCGAAGTAGGCCGGCAACCATGGATTATATATGGAATACTGCGAACAAGTGAATCGGTGACTCCTATGCCGGGCATTCAATACTCATTTTACCTTGTCACCCTTATTTACATCGGACTTTCAGCCATTGTGTTCTGGCTGATGAGCCGGCAGATACAGGCACTTCAATCAGGTAACGATAATCTCTACGAACATGACTGA
- a CDS encoding cytochrome d ubiquinol oxidase subunit II has protein sequence MTEAIVAILGISLLLYVLLGGADFGAGIVEMIVGKKSSRIVSKAIAPVWEANHIWLILAVVILFNGFPLAYTTITTYLHIPLLLALIGIIIRGAAFSFRYYDVLEGNVQNYYSWSFRLSSLMTPFFLGMVLGAVILGRIPVNPSGSFIDIFISPWLNGFAISTGVFMILLFGWIASVYLIGESDEESFPVFRRTSLILFIALILCGGVVFLMARRWGVHLFSGFLHSAISISCVVLATLLVPVMWISINRKKALLTRIVAGATTACILVGWFAVQFPVLVNRRNGEHLTVWNTQAPAVTMYYLLAALIVGIFIIFPAFGYLFRIFKFSREST, from the coding sequence ATGACTGAAGCCATTGTTGCCATACTGGGTATTTCACTACTCCTTTATGTATTGTTAGGGGGTGCCGACTTCGGAGCAGGAATCGTCGAAATGATAGTGGGTAAAAAAAGTTCGCGCATCGTATCAAAAGCCATCGCGCCGGTTTGGGAAGCCAATCACATCTGGCTCATCCTGGCCGTAGTCATCCTGTTCAACGGTTTTCCGCTGGCCTACACAACCATCACCACCTACCTGCACATCCCGTTATTACTGGCTTTGATAGGGATTATTATAAGGGGAGCAGCATTTTCATTCAGGTATTATGATGTACTGGAAGGAAATGTTCAGAATTATTATTCCTGGTCATTCAGGCTGTCCAGCCTGATGACGCCGTTCTTCCTCGGCATGGTGCTTGGAGCGGTTATTCTTGGACGAATTCCTGTAAATCCTTCCGGAAGTTTCATTGATATTTTTATATCTCCGTGGCTCAACGGTTTTGCCATTTCAACCGGAGTTTTCATGATCCTGCTTTTCGGATGGATTGCGTCGGTTTATCTTATCGGGGAATCTGATGAGGAATCATTTCCCGTATTCAGGCGAACATCACTGATACTGTTTATTGCGCTTATACTATGTGGTGGTGTGGTGTTTCTGATGGCACGTCGCTGGGGAGTGCACCTGTTCTCCGGTTTTCTTCATTCTGCGATCAGTATATCCTGTGTTGTCCTGGCCACCTTGCTGGTTCCCGTCATGTGGATCAGCATTAACCGCAAAAAAGCGCTTCTGACAAGGATTGTTGCCGGTGCAACAACAGCATGTATACTGGTCGGCTGGTTTGCCGTTCAATTCCCCGTGCTTGTAAACCGCAGGAACGGTGAACACCTGACGGTTTGGAATACACAGGCCCCTGCCGTAACTATGTACTACCTCCTTGCCGCACTCATTGTAGGCATTTTCATTATCTTCCCCGCCTTCGGGTATTTGTTCAGGATATTTAAGTTCAGCAGGGAATCAACCTGA
- a CDS encoding ferredoxin, protein MAISKVWIIEGCISCGLCSEICPDVFELEDVAVVREGADYNANENLVIESADSCPVEVIKYE, encoded by the coding sequence ATGGCAATTAGCAAAGTATGGATCATTGAGGGTTGCATTTCGTGCGGACTATGTTCAGAAATCTGCCCGGATGTGTTTGAGCTTGAAGATGTGGCGGTAGTAAGGGAAGGAGCCGACTATAACGCTAATGAAAATTTGGTAATTGAGTCGGCAGACAGCTGCCCTGTTGAAGTAATCAAGTATGAGTAA
- a CDS encoding 4a-hydroxytetrahydrobiopterin dehydratase, whose amino-acid sequence MSNKTKVMNENEVSSYLGLHLKKWTLEQSTIHREFKFRNFTDAFSFMTAVALEAEKMNHHPEWTNVYNKVSVILSTHEPQGLTMLDMDLAMKMDSLYSRFDG is encoded by the coding sequence ATGAGTAATAAAACTAAAGTAATGAATGAAAATGAAGTCTCCAGTTACCTGGGACTTCATTTAAAGAAATGGACCTTAGAGCAGTCAACCATCCACCGTGAGTTCAAATTCAGGAATTTCACGGATGCCTTTTCATTCATGACCGCTGTGGCACTCGAAGCCGAGAAAATGAACCATCACCCCGAATGGACAAATGTTTACAATAAAGTAAGTGTTATACTGAGCACCCATGAACCACAGGGTTTGACCATGCTTGACATGGATCTGGCCATGAAGATGGACAGTCTTTATTCGAGATTTGACGGCTGA
- a CDS encoding superoxide dismutase family protein — protein sequence MKRHFILFTVMLFVLNIGHALAQGTSGNKAVKKAVCVLNPTQGNKVSGTVTFTKVADGVRVVADIQGLSKGKHGFHIHEFGDCSAPDATSAGGHFNPEKHNHGAPTDMNRHAGDMGNIEADETGHGHLDYVDKTMKMEGETSIVGKSMILHANEDDLKTQPTGNAGGRIACGIIEAES from the coding sequence ATGAAAAGACATTTTATTTTATTTACTGTTATGCTGTTCGTTTTGAACATTGGGCACGCGCTTGCTCAGGGAACATCAGGTAACAAAGCTGTAAAAAAAGCAGTGTGTGTGCTGAATCCCACACAGGGGAACAAGGTAAGCGGTACAGTGACATTTACAAAGGTTGCCGACGGAGTCAGGGTTGTAGCCGATATCCAGGGACTTTCAAAAGGAAAACATGGATTTCATATCCACGAATTCGGAGATTGCAGTGCACCCGATGCCACATCAGCAGGAGGACATTTTAATCCCGAGAAACACAATCATGGTGCGCCTACCGATATGAACCGTCATGCAGGCGATATGGGCAATATTGAAGCTGATGAAACAGGACACGGCCACCTGGATTATGTTGACAAAACAATGAAAATGGAAGGAGAGACTTCAATTGTAGGTAAGTCGATGATCCTGCATGCCAATGAAGACGATTTAAAAACACAGCCTACAGGAAATGCCGGAGGACGGATTGCCTGCGGAATCATTGAAGCAGAAAGTTAA
- a CDS encoding 2-hydroxyacid dehydrogenase, with amino-acid sequence MKVSVFSTKVYDKEYLDHANEDHRHELVYYESSLNVKTVKLAEGFDAVCVFVNDQLTKEVIEALAKMNIRLIVLRCAGFNNVDIESAFRHNISVVRVPAYSPHAVAEHAVALIMALNRKTHKAYNRVREGNFSIERLAGFDIAGRTTGVIGTGKIGATFARIMQGFGCRVVAYDLYPNTELLSAGVQYLPLEEVFRISDIISLHCPLTPETFQIINRHNLKLMKKGAMLINTSRGKLVDTEAVIDALRAGRLGYLGIDVYEQEENLFFKDLSEIIIPDDKISRLMAFPNVLVTAHQAYFTENALKQIAATTLQNMTDFEEGKVNRGNEVRMEVIK; translated from the coding sequence ATGAAAGTTTCAGTTTTCAGTACAAAGGTTTACGACAAGGAATATCTCGATCATGCCAATGAAGATCACAGGCATGAGCTTGTATATTATGAATCCTCACTGAATGTCAAAACCGTTAAGCTGGCCGAGGGTTTCGATGCCGTTTGTGTTTTTGTTAATGATCAGCTTACAAAGGAAGTCATTGAGGCACTCGCAAAAATGAATATCAGGCTTATTGTTCTTCGCTGTGCCGGTTTTAACAATGTGGATATTGAAAGTGCCTTCAGACATAATATCTCGGTGGTGCGTGTTCCGGCTTACTCACCCCATGCCGTGGCTGAACATGCCGTGGCGCTGATCATGGCGCTGAACCGGAAAACCCACAAAGCCTATAACCGGGTACGCGAAGGCAATTTTTCAATAGAAAGACTTGCGGGGTTTGATATAGCCGGTAGAACGACCGGGGTCATTGGTACAGGTAAGATAGGAGCGACTTTTGCCCGAATCATGCAGGGTTTTGGTTGCAGGGTGGTGGCTTATGACCTGTACCCTAATACGGAATTACTATCAGCAGGAGTTCAGTATCTTCCGCTTGAAGAAGTGTTTAGAATTTCGGATATCATCTCATTGCACTGCCCCCTTACTCCTGAAACGTTTCAGATCATCAACAGGCATAACCTGAAACTCATGAAAAAGGGTGCCATGCTGATCAATACAAGCAGGGGAAAGCTTGTTGACACGGAAGCCGTTATTGATGCGCTGCGGGCCGGACGGCTTGGCTACCTGGGAATTGATGTGTATGAACAGGAAGAAAACCTTTTCTTTAAAGACCTTTCTGAAATTATAATCCCCGATGATAAAATATCCCGCCTCATGGCCTTTCCGAATGTTCTTGTAACCGCACACCAGGCTTACTTTACCGAGAATGCCCTGAAACAGATCGCAGCCACCACGCTTCAAAACATGACTGATTTTGAGGAGGGAAAGGTGAACAGGGGAAACGAGGTGAGGATGGAAGTAATAAAGTAA
- a CDS encoding DUF1080 domain-containing protein — protein MKKLVYSLTLLVIMTLLSQCKPKEQPVANFLTPEEESQGWKLLFDGKTMDSWRTFGGDTIKDWVIDSGSMLAQGLISNDIITKDEFENFELSLDWKTSVGGNSGIFFNAIEDTAIHGIFEIAPEYQIIDEVSWDGDSLHEGQLAGACYDMYYADRNKKLMPVGEWNTSKIVVNNGHVEHWLNGDKIVEYQMWTPEWDSLKSVRKWKDYPLWGTAHKGHIGLQDHGKKNWFRNIKIRTL, from the coding sequence ATGAAAAAACTTGTTTATTCCTTAACACTACTGGTTATTATGACACTCTTATCTCAATGCAAACCCAAAGAACAACCTGTTGCCAATTTCTTAACTCCCGAAGAAGAAAGTCAGGGATGGAAACTCCTGTTTGACGGAAAGACAATGGACAGCTGGCGCACTTTCGGTGGAGATACAATTAAAGACTGGGTGATCGACAGCGGTTCCATGCTGGCACAGGGCCTGATCAGCAATGATATCATTACGAAAGATGAATTCGAAAATTTTGAACTTTCACTCGACTGGAAAACATCGGTCGGCGGGAACAGCGGAATTTTCTTCAATGCTATTGAAGACACTGCCATTCATGGGATCTTCGAAATTGCTCCTGAATACCAGATTATTGATGAAGTATCGTGGGACGGCGATTCGCTTCACGAAGGACAGCTGGCCGGTGCCTGCTACGACATGTATTATGCCGACCGCAATAAAAAGCTGATGCCTGTTGGTGAATGGAATACGTCAAAGATTGTTGTTAATAACGGACACGTAGAACACTGGCTTAACGGAGACAAGATTGTTGAATACCAGATGTGGACACCGGAATGGGACAGCCTAAAATCAGTGAGAAAATGGAAAGATTATCCTTTGTGGGGCACAGCTCATAAAGGGCATATCGGACTCCAGGATCATGGCAAAAAGAATTGGTTCAGAAATATTAAAATCAGGACTTTATAA
- a CDS encoding DUF5009 domain-containing protein, with the protein MNNKSENKPDRLLSLDTLRGFDMFWIAGGETLMVSLAALTGWPFMQWIASQMEHVEWEGFKFYDNIFPLFLFIAGVSMPFSILKRKQRGENMRNIYIHVFKRMLMLVLLGLIYNGLLRLDFENQRYASVLARIGIAWFFAAIIVLNTNIRGQILWFVGILVGYYAIMKFVPVPGFGAGNFTPEGNLAAFIDQKLLPGRFCCYTYGDNEGLISNIPAICTALLGTFAGHLLISDNKKLTGVKKGFILMGAGVVSMIVAKIWSLDFPIIKNMWTSTFVLFAGGLSLILLSIFYLVIDVWKFKKWTFPFVVIGMNSITIYLLNSGIMNFEQMGRYFFGGLAHFFSEAAGQVILVSGAILCMWFVLYLLYRNKIFLKV; encoded by the coding sequence ATGAACAACAAAAGCGAAAATAAGCCCGACAGGCTGCTTTCTCTGGATACCCTCAGGGGATTTGACATGTTCTGGATTGCAGGTGGTGAAACCCTGATGGTTTCACTGGCGGCACTTACCGGATGGCCTTTTATGCAATGGATCGCTTCACAAATGGAGCATGTGGAATGGGAAGGATTTAAATTTTATGACAACATCTTCCCACTCTTCCTCTTCATAGCCGGCGTATCCATGCCTTTTTCGATTCTTAAGCGGAAACAACGCGGCGAAAACATGCGGAACATTTATATCCATGTTTTCAAGAGAATGCTGATGCTTGTCTTGCTGGGATTGATTTATAATGGCCTCCTGCGGCTCGATTTTGAAAACCAGCGGTATGCAAGCGTACTGGCGCGAATCGGTATTGCCTGGTTCTTTGCGGCTATAATCGTTCTGAATACGAATATCAGGGGACAGATCCTTTGGTTTGTGGGTATCCTTGTAGGGTATTACGCGATTATGAAATTTGTGCCGGTTCCGGGTTTCGGGGCAGGTAATTTTACGCCCGAAGGCAACCTGGCCGCTTTTATTGATCAGAAGCTGCTTCCGGGAAGGTTCTGTTGCTATACTTATGGTGATAACGAGGGACTGATCTCCAATATTCCCGCCATTTGTACGGCGCTTCTTGGAACGTTCGCGGGTCACCTGCTGATATCCGACAATAAGAAGCTTACAGGAGTGAAAAAAGGCTTTATCCTCATGGGCGCCGGGGTGGTCAGCATGATTGTGGCTAAAATCTGGAGCCTCGATTTCCCGATCATCAAGAATATGTGGACAAGCACATTTGTCCTTTTCGCAGGCGGATTAAGCCTTATCCTGCTTTCAATATTTTACCTTGTAATTGATGTCTGGAAATTCAAAAAATGGACATTCCCGTTTGTAGTGATCGGCATGAACTCAATAACCATTTACCTGCTGAATTCGGGTATTATGAATTTTGAACAGATGGGAAGGTACTTCTTTGGCGGTTTAGCTCATTTCTTTTCCGAAGCCGCCGGCCAGGTTATCCTTGTCTCCGGGGCAATCCTGTGTATGTGGTTTGTGCTGTATTTGCTGTATAGAAATAAGATATTTCTGAAGGTTTAA